The Pseudanabaena sp. PCC 6802 genomic interval TGAATTGCCGACATATCAAGATTTACGATCGTTCTCTGCCCCTGTTTCCCAGTCTGTTTACGCTACTTGCGATCGCGGAAGAACTGGCACAAGCTTTTTCCCCCAACCGTAGTTTGGATGCGATCGATTTAGTCGCCGATTTTATTGGCATCGCGATCGGTTATTGGTTGGCAGAACGGGGTAGGCCAAGAACCTGAATTAAAAACTCCAGGCAATCAGGAACGACCCCGCAATATAGGCAAATGCCTCGATTAACCCTGCCCCTAGATTAGGGATATCCTGATGCACGATCTCGTTAGAAATTTTTACCCCAGGCACCAGAATAATATCTGCTAATAAACGAATGCCTGCCAGCAAAATTAACCCTAATGGAATTGCTAACCCGTACAAAGCAAAGCTAATCGTCCAATTCTCAAATTCTGGGTAGTAGGCAGCGCGTACTACATTACCCACCGCGACGATGATGCCAGCGATCGCCACTCCCGCTGCCGGATTATTCCGCTTTTGAATTTCTGCAAATACGTCATAGGTGGCAATCCATGAATACACGGCACTGACCGATACGATTGCTGCAAGTCCTAAGCCCCAACAGGTTAAGCCCACCAACCACGTGCCGCTACTACCGCCCAGGGCAGTACTCAAAATCAGACCATTACCCACATGGCAGCTAGCCTCTAACATTGCCGCACCAACATTTTGCTCCTCGCGGATTTCTCTGGCACAATCGCAGCGTTTCAGGATGAGAAAATCGCAAACCCATGCCCCAGCCAGCATGAGCAAGATCGCGATCGCGCCATAGCTGACAAGAGTTTGTAAAGTTGGCAAAATATCCTGCCAAACTCCTGTAGATTTAGTCAGCACGCCACCCAGGGCAATCGTGATGCCGAGATAATAGCCTACCAGGGCGATCGCCACCGCCGGATTATCCCGTACAAACAGTTCGCGGTTTAGCTCCATGCGCCGAAATAGCTTTTGATAGGCAAACTGCCCGACCCAAAAAAGCATAAACCCCACCACGATTTCTAGTAAAACCAAGGGGGTACGACCTAGTTCTTGTATTACTCGTTCCATAGGGCGATGAAATAATAGCCCGAATGTTTAATCGTGTGGGCGAAGTGGGTAAGCTAAAAGAAATCATAAATTCAATAGCACTGCCTAACAAGCCCCTAAGTAAATCTAAGGGATTATTGAAAAATTTGCGCAGGGTTTCTTCATATAGCAACCTATAGCAATCCGAAATGATTTGTGAAAATTAGCGATCGGCGGTCAGCGGTCAGCGCAAGCGGTCAGCGCAGAAATTTTACACCTCAGGTAGGAGTGCTATACGCAATTGTAAGATTTCCTTGCAAAAGCTAGCTGCTGCTAGCTAGATAGCATAAATAAATTGCGATTGCAGATAGATTGGTCTTGTTAATTTTGCCACTTGGGGAGTAGGGATGTTAAGCAATAGCCATAGCAAGCTTACCGATAGTCTAGCGACTAACATTTGCGAAAGAGAGACATTTGCCAAGGCCTTTTGGTTTTCGTCCGCGATCGTTGCTATTAGTACGCTACCGGACGGAGAGTTAGTTGAAGTTAATGATAGCTTTTGTCGGGATTTGGGCTATACCAGGGAAGAAATACTCAGGCAAAATAGTCTAGCTCTAAGGCTCTGGGTGGATCCAGACGAACACGACTACATTTTTAGTATGGTTTGTGCTGAGGGGGGGATATTTAACCATCAAGTAAAGTTTTATACGAGATCGGGTTTAATTAGAAACGTAGAACTATCGGCGGAATTAATCACCTGTAGCGGCCAACCCCACATTTTATTTGTCGGTAGTGATATTACCGAGCGCAAACAGGCAGAGATACGGAACAGTTACGCCCATACCCCTCAAGGCAGTCCCCAAATTAGCGAACAATTAATCTTAGAAAACCGTTTATATTACGCCCTAGAGCAAAAAGAGCTAACCGTCTACTATCAACCCAAAGTCAACATTAATACTGGTGAAGTTATTGGCACTGAGGCTTTATTGCGCTGGGCATCTCCAGAATTGGGGTGGATTGTCCCAAATAGATTTATTCCGATCGCCGAGCAAACCGGACTGATTATTCCCATTGGTGAGTGGGTGCTGCGTACGGCCTGCCTGCAAAATAGAGCGTGGATAGAGGCGGGATTGTCGAAATTTCGCGTAGCGGTCAATCTGTCATTGCGCCAGGTGCAGCAACCAGATTTTATTTCAAGCGTGGAAAAAGTATTAAAGGAAACCCGCTTATCTCCTCGTTTTCTGGAGTTGGAAATTACCGAGACTGCCATGATGCAGGATATCGACCATACTCGCTGGGTTTTAGGGCAACTTAGAGAGATGGGTATAACAATTACCATCGATGATTTTGGTATGGGCTACACTTCGCTCAGCTATCTCAAAGAGCTACCATGCCAATCGCTCAAAGTCGATCGCTATTTTGTCAAGGATCTAGCCGTTAACCCCTATGACAGAGCGATCGCCACAGCTTTGCTATCACTAGGCAGGAGCCTGAATCTATCAGTAGTAGCTGAGGGCATTGAAACCTTAGAACAAATGCAATGCCTGCAATCTTTGGGATGTATAGAAGGGCAAGGATTTTTCTTCAGCACTCCCCGATCGGCCAGCGAAGTGACCGAGTTACTCAAAAAAGCCCAAGCCCAACCACCTGCTCGCGAGACAACTTAGCAGAGACGATTTCACTTTAGCCTGGTTCTAACTAGCGGCTAAAGGGTGACAAAATATATAGTGCAGTTACTATAGCTGTAGCCACTAGGCTTATGACCGGGTGCAGGGGTAGAACACGGCAGTGGCTCTAGGGGGAAACCCCCAAGACCGCCCTGCCTCCCCTGCGTGGGGGCGCAGCCCCCACACCCCCTGTCCTAACAGATCTATCTACGGCTATATTACGAATGCGTAGGTTTTTATTTGGAGAAGTTCGCTAGTGTCTGAACAGTTTGATTACGATTTGGCGATCGTGGGCGCAGGTGTAGGCGGTCACGGTGCAGCCATACATGCCGTTGCCTGCGGTCTCAAAACAGCGATCGTCGAAGCCGCAGATATGGGTGGTACTTGCGTCAATCGCGGTTGTATCCCCTCAAAAGCACTCCTGGCCGCTTCGGGGCGCGTGCGCGAACTGCGTGCCAAGGAACATCTCAGGGTTTTAGGTATTGATGTTGGGGAGGTAAGCTTTGATCGCACCGCGATCGCGGGTCATGCCAGCAAAACTGTGGACAAACTCAGGGGCGACCTCACCAATAGCCTCAAAAGACTTGGTGTCGATACTATTCATGGCAGAGCAAAGGTCGCAGGCCAACAGAAACTTCAGGTAGGCGATCGCATCATTACCGCTAAAGACATTATTCTGGCTACGGGTTCGGTGCCGTTTGTCCCGCCCGGTATTGAATTAGACGGCAAGACCGTATTCACCAGCGACGAAGCGATTCGACTAGATTGGGTGCCAGATTGGGTGGCAATTATTGGTAGCGGCTATATTGGACTGGAGTTTTCCGATGTCTACACGGCACTCGGCGCGGAAGTGACTATGATCGAGGCTTTAGACACGCTGATGCCCGGATTCGATCCTGACATTGCCAAACTCGCAGAAAGGGTTTTGATTACCCCCCGCGATATCGAAACTAAAGTAGGTATCCTGGCAAAGAAGGTAACCCCCGGTTCGCCAGTCATCATCGAACTCTCCAACGGTGAAGTGCTGGAGGTAGATGCGTGCTTGGTTGCCACCGGACGCATTCCACTCACTAAAGACATTGGGTTGGAAACAGTGGGGCTGTCTCCAGATCGGCGCGGCTTCATTGAAGTTGACGACACCATGGCAACGGGCGTGCCCCACCTCTGGGCGATCGGCGATGCCACGGGCAAAATGATGTTAGCCCATACCGCCTCTGCCCAAGGGGTTGTTGCCGTCGAAAATATCTGCGGTCGTCATGCCACAGTTGACTACCTCAGCATTCCCGCTGCTGCCTTTACGCATCCTGAAATTAGTTTTGTGGGCTTGACCGAACCACAAGCTAAAGCCAAAGGTGACGAAGAAGGATTTCAAATTGCCACGGTACGTTCTTACTACAAGGGCAATTCCAAAGCGATCGCCGAAGTAGAAACCGATGGTCTTGCCAAAATTATCTACCGTCAGGATAACGGCGAGCTTTTAGGCGTACATATTATGGGCATTCACGCCTCGGATCTAATTCACGAAGCTTCCGCCGCGATCGCCCAGCGTGCCAGCGTCTACAAACTAGCCCGTAACGTTCACGCCCACCCCACGCTCAGCGAAGTTCTGGATGAAGCCTACAAACGCGCAGCCCACGTTTAGGCAATCTCCACCTCAAAAAACAAAATTGTAGGGGCAGTGCCTTCTGCCCCAGACCCAGTGCCTGCCCTAAACCTCGGGACAAACCAGAAAGGTTGCCCCTAAGACTGGGCTTGGGAAATTAATTCCTGCGTTTTTTGGTAGTTTGCCACCTTGCCCTGTTTTTTATATATGCTGGCGGCTTTTTGAAAATCTTCGATCGCACCAGGGCGATCGCCAAACTCAAATCGCGCTAGACCGCGATTAACGTAGATCTGGGCATCCTGCGGTTTTAGCTTCAATGCCTGACTGTAATCCTCAATCGCTCCCTGCTTATCGCCTGTCATGGCTCGCGCTACTCCTCGATTGCCGTAGGCTTCGGCGAATTTAGGGTTAATTTTGACTGCTCGATCGTAGTCGGCGATCGCTTCTTGGTAATTACCCAGTCTAAATCGAGTAATGCCGCGACTATAGTAAATTTTGGC includes:
- a CDS encoding DUF350 domain-containing protein — encoded protein: MERVIQELGRTPLVLLEIVVGFMLFWVGQFAYQKLFRRMELNRELFVRDNPAVAIALVGYYLGITIALGGVLTKSTGVWQDILPTLQTLVSYGAIAILLMLAGAWVCDFLILKRCDCAREIREEQNVGAAMLEASCHVGNGLILSTALGGSSGTWLVGLTCWGLGLAAIVSVSAVYSWIATYDVFAEIQKRNNPAAGVAIAGIIVAVGNVVRAAYYPEFENWTISFALYGLAIPLGLILLAGIRLLADIILVPGVKISNEIVHQDIPNLGAGLIEAFAYIAGSFLIAWSF
- a CDS encoding EAL domain-containing protein; the encoded protein is MLSNSHSKLTDSLATNICERETFAKAFWFSSAIVAISTLPDGELVEVNDSFCRDLGYTREEILRQNSLALRLWVDPDEHDYIFSMVCAEGGIFNHQVKFYTRSGLIRNVELSAELITCSGQPHILFVGSDITERKQAEIRNSYAHTPQGSPQISEQLILENRLYYALEQKELTVYYQPKVNINTGEVIGTEALLRWASPELGWIVPNRFIPIAEQTGLIIPIGEWVLRTACLQNRAWIEAGLSKFRVAVNLSLRQVQQPDFISSVEKVLKETRLSPRFLELEITETAMMQDIDHTRWVLGQLREMGITITIDDFGMGYTSLSYLKELPCQSLKVDRYFVKDLAVNPYDRAIATALLSLGRSLNLSVVAEGIETLEQMQCLQSLGCIEGQGFFFSTPRSASEVTELLKKAQAQPPARETT
- a CDS encoding VanZ family protein, producing MTKSRLTRDRWFWIIAAVGFACIFLGILFFAYNGKLPSILTQNDKPAHLILYGMATFLGHKALNCRHIKIYDRSLPLFPSLFTLLAIAEELAQAFSPNRSLDAIDLVADFIGIAIGYWLAERGRPRT
- the lpdA gene encoding dihydrolipoyl dehydrogenase encodes the protein MSEQFDYDLAIVGAGVGGHGAAIHAVACGLKTAIVEAADMGGTCVNRGCIPSKALLAASGRVRELRAKEHLRVLGIDVGEVSFDRTAIAGHASKTVDKLRGDLTNSLKRLGVDTIHGRAKVAGQQKLQVGDRIITAKDIILATGSVPFVPPGIELDGKTVFTSDEAIRLDWVPDWVAIIGSGYIGLEFSDVYTALGAEVTMIEALDTLMPGFDPDIAKLAERVLITPRDIETKVGILAKKVTPGSPVIIELSNGEVLEVDACLVATGRIPLTKDIGLETVGLSPDRRGFIEVDDTMATGVPHLWAIGDATGKMMLAHTASAQGVVAVENICGRHATVDYLSIPAAAFTHPEISFVGLTEPQAKAKGDEEGFQIATVRSYYKGNSKAIAEVETDGLAKIIYRQDNGELLGVHIMGIHASDLIHEASAAIAQRASVYKLARNVHAHPTLSEVLDEAYKRAAHV
- a CDS encoding tetratricopeptide repeat protein, which translates into the protein MSPFYTNIIVLGIFAISGTLALPSDSYAASSVLVARVRAEDLVRRGVTRYKRGDKKGAIGYFTQALRLNPKIVSAYMNRGIARAELGNRLGAMQDFDRAIKLSPKDAKIYYSRGITRFRLGNYQEAIADYDRAVKINPKFAEAYGNRGVARAMTGDKQGAIEDYSQALKLKPQDAQIYVNRGLARFEFGDRPGAIEDFQKAASIYKKQGKVANYQKTQELISQAQS